A window of the Gordonia humi genome harbors these coding sequences:
- the mptB gene encoding polyprenol phosphomannose-dependent alpha 1,6 mannosyltransferase MptB has translation MSEMSFTSTRRPSPVRLLRAYPDSAVGLLGSVMLTVGSYGLADVPRNDATLENLGLAPMTYGHGKTLAGIAFWLGAALMMIAWVRIGRDRESMSLRATSTTVLVWAAPLMFAIPVFSRDVYAYLGQAAALAGGFDPYNDGPAHVPGPIVDSMAQIWAPTTSPYSPAFMLLARGVVAVTGQNVFAGVFVFRIVLLPGLLLALWAVPRIAAHFGASRRTGVWLALLNPLLLVYLVGGPHGEMLLMGVLAAGVMLVLDGRHVWGLAVLGAAVSLKVTAGVMVPFVVWIWLDHLRRERAVSTRDRIGVFAATAAIPAAVFGAFTLILGLGLGWLNGLAFANRIINPFTIPNLAAHLISLLAAPFHTFNLHTVLGVTRPIGQAVMVVALVWLWWRGRATERTAMMYMCWAMFAVLLLEPSTLPWYYTWVTVLVVAFTLPMWARQVIVGVSVYLLIVFQPDDSILFYKPVESLIAVALGVLAAVSLRRPDPLRLRRFDALLRGRG, from the coding sequence ATGTCGGAGATGTCGTTCACGTCCACCCGCCGCCCGTCTCCGGTCCGACTGCTGCGCGCGTACCCGGACTCCGCGGTCGGTCTGCTCGGCTCGGTGATGCTGACCGTCGGCAGCTACGGACTCGCGGATGTGCCCCGCAACGACGCGACGCTCGAGAACCTGGGGCTGGCGCCGATGACGTACGGGCACGGCAAGACGCTCGCGGGCATCGCGTTCTGGCTGGGTGCGGCACTCATGATGATCGCCTGGGTCCGGATCGGCCGCGACCGCGAGTCCATGAGCCTGCGCGCCACGTCGACGACGGTACTGGTGTGGGCCGCTCCCCTGATGTTCGCGATCCCGGTGTTCAGCCGCGACGTGTACGCCTACCTCGGCCAAGCCGCCGCCCTCGCCGGCGGTTTCGACCCGTACAACGACGGTCCGGCGCACGTGCCCGGTCCGATCGTCGATTCGATGGCGCAGATCTGGGCGCCGACCACGTCGCCGTACAGTCCCGCGTTCATGCTGCTGGCGCGGGGCGTGGTCGCGGTGACCGGTCAGAACGTGTTCGCGGGCGTCTTCGTGTTCCGGATCGTGCTGCTGCCCGGTCTGCTGCTGGCGCTGTGGGCGGTGCCGCGCATCGCCGCGCACTTCGGTGCGAGCCGGCGGACCGGCGTGTGGCTGGCTCTGCTCAATCCGCTGCTGCTGGTGTACCTGGTCGGCGGTCCGCACGGCGAGATGCTGCTGATGGGCGTACTCGCCGCCGGCGTCATGCTGGTCCTCGACGGCCGCCACGTCTGGGGTCTGGCGGTGTTGGGAGCAGCGGTGTCGTTGAAGGTCACCGCCGGTGTGATGGTCCCGTTCGTAGTGTGGATCTGGCTCGATCATCTACGTCGCGAACGGGCGGTGAGCACCCGCGACCGCATCGGCGTGTTCGCGGCGACGGCGGCGATTCCGGCCGCCGTGTTCGGAGCGTTCACCCTGATCCTCGGCCTGGGACTGGGCTGGTTGAACGGACTGGCGTTCGCCAACCGGATCATCAACCCGTTCACGATCCCGAATCTGGCCGCCCATCTGATCAGCCTGCTGGCCGCTCCGTTCCACACGTTCAATCTGCACACGGTGCTCGGTGTGACGCGACCGATCGGTCAAGCCGTCATGGTGGTGGCCCTCGTCTGGCTCTGGTGGCGCGGTCGCGCCACCGAACGGACGGCGATGATGTACATGTGCTGGGCGATGTTCGCCGTGCTGCTGCTGGAGCCGTCCACGCTCCCCTGGTACTACACCTGGGTGACGGTGCTCGTCGTCGCCTTCACCCTTCCCATGTGGGCCCGTCAAGTGATCGTCGGCGTGTCCGTGTACCTGCTGATCGTCTTCCAGCCGGACGACTCGATCCTGTTCTACAAGCCGGTCGAGTCGCTGATCGCGGTGGCCCTCGGCGTGCTGGCGGCGGTCTCGCTGCGTCGTCCCGATCCGTTGCGGCTGCGTCGGTTCGACGCGCTGCTGCGTGGCCGTGGCTGA
- a CDS encoding squalene/phytoene synthase family protein, with product MADPARGFAAAREITADAGRTYYLASLLLPGPRRRAVHALYAFARLVDDAVDGGLGPVAAAARVDALDAGLSAVLSGTAPPPALSSRDVDLLSALGVAVDENRVPIHTFDAFLTSMRMDVPGTPTFRCRYRTFAELSEYTYGSAAVIGVQLIPVLGADPSLADGAALLGEAFQLTNFLRDVAEDLHRDRIYLPLDELAAFGVDEAVLRADLERGATSPALRRALAHLIAVNRDQYRRTLPAIAGLPRTTRPAISAAARSYGDILRAIEDVDHDVMRIRAVVPRRTRLAHAAGALLHRTGTG from the coding sequence GTGGCTGACCCGGCACGGGGTTTCGCGGCCGCCCGCGAGATCACCGCGGACGCCGGTCGCACCTACTATCTCGCCTCGCTGCTGCTTCCGGGGCCCCGTCGACGCGCCGTGCACGCGCTGTACGCGTTCGCCCGCCTCGTCGACGACGCCGTCGACGGAGGACTCGGACCGGTCGCCGCCGCGGCCCGCGTCGACGCCCTCGACGCCGGACTGTCGGCCGTGCTGTCCGGGACGGCACCGCCGCCGGCGTTGTCGAGCCGTGACGTCGACCTGCTGTCGGCGTTGGGCGTCGCCGTCGACGAGAACCGCGTCCCGATCCACACCTTCGACGCGTTCCTGACGTCCATGCGGATGGACGTCCCCGGCACACCGACGTTCCGGTGCCGCTATCGGACGTTCGCCGAACTGTCGGAGTACACGTACGGGTCGGCCGCGGTGATCGGAGTGCAACTGATACCCGTCCTGGGCGCCGACCCGTCGCTGGCCGACGGCGCGGCCCTGCTCGGCGAGGCCTTCCAGCTCACGAACTTCCTCCGCGACGTGGCCGAGGACCTGCACCGCGACCGCATCTACCTGCCGCTCGACGAACTCGCGGCCTTCGGCGTCGACGAGGCCGTGTTGCGAGCCGATCTGGAGCGGGGCGCGACCAGTCCCGCACTGCGCCGCGCGCTGGCGCACCTGATCGCGGTGAACCGCGACCAGTACCGACGGACGCTGCCCGCGATCGCCGGACTGCCGCGGACGACGCGGCCCGCGATCTCCGCGGCCGCGCGCTCGTACGGCGACATCCTCCGGGCCATCGAGGACGTCGATCACGACGTCATGCGGATCCGCGCCGTGGTGCCGCGCCGGACGCGACTGGCACACGCGGCAGGCGCGCTCCTGCACCGCACCGGCACCGGGTGA
- a CDS encoding Rv2175c family DNA-binding protein, with product MGSLPLSIDILPDDAEAVSLDEAARRLGVSLNRVRTLIRDHNLLAASRGGQPVVPAAFFADDGGLAKHFEGLVTTLLDGGYTRDEAMGWLFEQQDDLGLCPADALHTHSAREVIRRAQAQAF from the coding sequence GTGGGTTCCCTTCCGCTTTCCATCGACATCCTGCCCGACGACGCCGAGGCCGTGAGCCTCGACGAGGCCGCCCGCCGACTGGGCGTCTCCCTCAACCGCGTGCGGACGCTGATCCGCGACCACAACCTCCTCGCCGCCTCGCGCGGCGGACAACCGGTCGTCCCCGCCGCGTTCTTCGCGGACGACGGCGGACTGGCCAAACACTTCGAGGGGCTGGTCACCACCCTGCTCGACGGCGGATACACCCGCGACGAGGCCATGGGCTGGCTCTTCGAGCAGCAGGACGACCTCGGTCTGTGCCCGGCCGACGCTCTGCACACCCACTCCGCGCGCGAGGTCATCCGACGCGCGCAGGCGCAGGCCTTCTGA
- a CDS encoding protein kinase domain-containing protein gives MTTPDDPLIGRVLERRYQIDAPIARGGMSAVYVGTDLRLHRRVAVKVMDSRYVGDPQFLRRFEFEARAVAGLSHPGLVAVYDQSIDGDIAFLVMELVRGGSVRELLRERGPMPPHAVASVAIPMLGGLGTAHRAGLVHRDVKPENVLISDTGDIKVADFGLVRAVAEAGVTSASVILGTAAYLSPEQVSSTDIDARSDVYSAGVLLFELLTGRQPFSGSTQLALAYQRLSFDVPAPGDIIDGVPPQLDDIILRATERHRDDRYVDGFAMQHAILDAVDDLRLPAFTVPAPQQASDRVTAAIARPIRPQQAPPPPETRQVTGPGEPYDDEDVLDDEYGDDGYGDGYSDDDYYDEPRRSALREHRGAPDDDRIDDVMPPSRRLAALVWFLLIAAVAAGLAALGWTVGAGLA, from the coding sequence ATGACCACTCCCGACGACCCGCTGATCGGCCGGGTGCTCGAGCGTCGGTACCAGATCGACGCGCCGATCGCGCGCGGCGGCATGTCCGCGGTGTACGTGGGCACCGACCTGCGACTGCACCGTCGAGTGGCCGTCAAGGTGATGGATTCGCGGTACGTCGGCGACCCGCAGTTCCTGCGGCGCTTCGAGTTCGAGGCCCGTGCGGTGGCCGGGCTCAGCCATCCCGGGCTCGTGGCCGTCTACGACCAGAGCATCGACGGCGACATCGCGTTTCTCGTGATGGAGCTGGTGCGCGGCGGCAGCGTCCGCGAGCTGCTGCGCGAGCGCGGTCCGATGCCGCCGCACGCCGTCGCCTCGGTCGCGATCCCGATGCTCGGCGGTCTTGGGACCGCTCATCGCGCGGGTCTCGTCCACCGCGACGTCAAACCCGAGAACGTCCTGATCTCCGACACCGGCGACATCAAGGTCGCCGACTTCGGACTGGTCCGGGCCGTCGCCGAGGCCGGTGTCACCTCCGCCAGCGTCATCCTGGGCACCGCGGCCTATCTGTCGCCGGAGCAGGTGTCCTCCACCGACATCGACGCGCGCAGCGACGTGTACTCGGCCGGGGTCCTGCTGTTCGAGTTGCTCACCGGCCGTCAGCCGTTCAGCGGCTCCACCCAGCTCGCGCTCGCATATCAGCGACTCTCGTTCGACGTCCCCGCCCCCGGCGACATCATCGACGGCGTTCCGCCTCAGCTCGACGACATCATCCTGCGCGCCACCGAGCGTCACCGGGACGATCGGTACGTGGACGGTTTCGCCATGCAGCACGCGATTCTCGACGCCGTCGACGATCTGCGCCTGCCCGCGTTCACAGTGCCCGCGCCCCAGCAGGCCTCCGATCGCGTCACCGCCGCGATCGCGCGCCCGATCCGACCGCAGCAGGCTCCCCCGCCGCCCGAGACCCGTCAGGTCACCGGTCCCGGTGAGCCGTACGACGACGAGGACGTCCTCGACGACGAATACGGCGACGACGGATACGGCGACGGCTACTCCGACGACGACTATTACGACGAACCTCGTCGGTCCGCGCTCCGCGAGCACCGCGGCGCCCCCGACGACGATCGGATCGACGATGTGATGCCCCCGAGCCGCCGCCTCGCGGCGCTCGTCTGGTTCCTGCTGATCGCCGCCGTCGCCGCGGGCCTGGCCGCCCTCGGCTGGACCGTCGGCGCGGGTCTGGCCTGA
- a CDS encoding class II 3-deoxy-7-phosphoheptulonate synthase, giving the protein MVNWTVDVPIEELPELPPLPGSLAQRFEDVLARPALQQPNWPEEEARKMRTVLESVPPICMPTEVENLADQLAEVAHGRAFLLQGGDCAETFAANTEPHIKGNIRTLLQMAVVLTYGASLPVVKVARIAGQYAKPRSADTDALGLLSYRGDMVNSLAADEASRVHDPSRLVRAYANASAAMNLVRALTGAEARLARVHDWNREFVRTSPAGARYEALAAEIDRGLKFMDACGVTDSSLESASIFASHEALVIDYERAMLRLADDPRGGDDKVLYDLSAHFLWIGERTRQLDGAHVALAKLINNPIGMKIGPTTTPEQAVEYVKLLDPDNRPGRLTLVSRMGNGKVREVLPAIVQAVEATGHKVIWQCDPMHGNTHTASTGFKTRHFDRVVDEVQGFFEVHRALGTHPGGIHIELTGEDVTECLGGAQDISDLDLEGRYETACDPRLNTQQSLELAFLVAEMLRG; this is encoded by the coding sequence GTGGTGAACTGGACCGTAGACGTACCCATCGAAGAACTTCCGGAGCTGCCGCCGCTGCCCGGCTCGCTCGCCCAGCGATTCGAGGACGTCCTCGCGCGCCCGGCGCTGCAGCAGCCGAACTGGCCGGAAGAAGAGGCCAGGAAGATGCGCACGGTCCTCGAGAGCGTGCCGCCGATCTGCATGCCCACCGAGGTGGAGAACCTCGCCGATCAGCTCGCCGAGGTGGCCCACGGTCGTGCGTTCCTGCTGCAGGGCGGCGACTGCGCCGAGACCTTCGCGGCGAACACCGAACCGCACATCAAGGGCAACATCCGCACCCTGCTGCAGATGGCCGTCGTCCTGACCTACGGTGCGAGCCTTCCCGTGGTCAAGGTCGCGCGTATCGCGGGGCAGTACGCCAAGCCGCGATCGGCCGACACCGACGCACTGGGTCTGCTGTCGTATCGCGGAGACATGGTCAACTCGTTGGCCGCCGACGAGGCCTCGCGCGTCCACGATCCGTCGCGTCTGGTCCGCGCCTACGCGAACGCGTCGGCGGCGATGAACCTGGTGCGCGCCCTGACCGGCGCCGAGGCGCGGCTGGCCCGCGTGCACGACTGGAACCGCGAGTTCGTGCGCACCTCGCCGGCGGGAGCCCGGTACGAGGCGCTCGCCGCCGAGATCGATCGCGGACTCAAATTCATGGACGCGTGCGGCGTCACCGATTCGAGCCTGGAGTCCGCGTCGATCTTCGCCTCCCACGAGGCACTCGTCATCGACTACGAGCGCGCGATGCTGCGGCTGGCCGACGACCCGCGCGGCGGCGACGACAAGGTCCTGTACGACCTGTCGGCGCACTTCCTGTGGATCGGCGAGCGCACCCGCCAGCTCGACGGCGCTCACGTCGCGCTGGCCAAGCTGATCAACAACCCCATCGGCATGAAGATCGGTCCGACGACGACGCCCGAGCAGGCCGTCGAGTATGTGAAGCTGCTCGACCCGGACAACCGTCCGGGCCGTCTGACGCTCGTCTCGCGGATGGGCAACGGCAAGGTCCGCGAGGTCCTTCCGGCGATCGTGCAGGCCGTCGAGGCCACCGGTCACAAGGTGATCTGGCAGTGCGATCCGATGCACGGCAACACCCACACCGCGTCGACCGGATTCAAGACCCGCCACTTCGACCGCGTCGTCGACGAGGTCCAGGGCTTCTTCGAGGTCCACCGCGCCCTCGGCACGCATCCCGGCGGCATCCACATCGAGTTGACCGGCGAGGACGTCACCGAGTGCCTCGGCGGCGCCCAGGACATCTCCGATCTCGACCTCGAGGGCCGCTACGAGACCGCTTGCGATCCGCGCCTGAACACCCAGCAGTCGCTGGAACTCGCGTTCCTCGTCGCCGAGATGCTGCGCGGCTAG
- a CDS encoding polyadenylate-specific 3'-exoribonuclease AS: MRYFYDTEFIEDGTTIELVSIGVVGEDGREFYAVSTEFDPGRAGPWVRANVLDKLPSPADKAWRSRERIRDDLHEFLSAGEGRIELWAWVAAYDHVVLCQLWGPMTDLPRNMPRYTRELKQHWEAAGSPKLPPAPKDAHDALADARHNLDKWTSIEAGRSGAVDAG, translated from the coding sequence GTGCGCTACTTCTACGACACCGAGTTCATCGAGGACGGAACGACCATCGAGTTGGTGTCGATCGGGGTGGTCGGGGAGGACGGTCGCGAGTTCTACGCGGTGTCGACCGAGTTCGACCCGGGCCGGGCGGGGCCGTGGGTCCGTGCCAACGTTCTCGACAAGCTGCCGTCGCCCGCCGACAAGGCGTGGCGTTCGCGCGAACGGATCCGCGACGACCTGCACGAGTTCCTGAGTGCGGGCGAGGGCCGAATCGAACTGTGGGCGTGGGTCGCCGCGTACGACCACGTGGTGCTCTGTCAGCTGTGGGGACCGATGACCGACCTTCCGCGCAACATGCCGCGCTACACCCGGGAACTGAAGCAGCATTGGGAGGCGGCCGGTTCGCCGAAGCTGCCGCCCGCGCCGAAGGACGCACACGATGCGCTCGCCGATGCGCGGCACAACCTCGACAAGTGGACCTCGATCGAGGCGGGCCGCTCGGGTGCCGTCGACGCAGGATAG
- a CDS encoding glycosyltransferase 87 family protein, which yields MPSSTRAAESALRRWRPGPAASVLAALVFAASSTLQIAGVPFTSSWGTRTRFDMDVYRLGGQAWHQGLSLYADGSLPFTQDGIWLPFTYPPFAALVFTPLGAMSLAVTSIGISIVTVALLVYVTKLTFDVLDVGDHANRWQLGLILSAVTVWFNPFWMTLGFGQINLVLMALIMVDVFVVGRRGGLGATAQGVLTGLASAVKLTPLVFLAVFLVAGRVRAVVVGVVAFVGAAALAWLWMPDDSKTYWTDTVFHTGRIGEPEGRINQNLNALWLRLFDGGSTASILWVVSSLVVTVLAVGAALAARPREAFAPGAIDGRVDAMVVACTVAVWGFLISPTTWAHHWVWCVPALLTCLVFAARTDDRRVRCVYGALTVVGTAIFAIGPFQLIPPIQQGWSWADHIVGNTFVIWGVAMLLAFWRMPYRNVTQAAAD from the coding sequence ATGCCCTCTTCGACCCGTGCCGCCGAATCCGCGCTGCGCCGCTGGCGTCCCGGGCCCGCCGCGTCGGTCCTGGCCGCCCTGGTCTTCGCGGCGTCGTCGACACTGCAGATCGCCGGAGTGCCGTTCACCTCCAGCTGGGGCACGCGGACCCGCTTCGACATGGACGTCTACCGACTCGGCGGGCAGGCCTGGCACCAGGGGCTCAGCCTCTACGCCGACGGATCGCTGCCGTTCACCCAGGACGGCATCTGGCTGCCGTTCACCTATCCCCCGTTCGCCGCGCTGGTGTTCACGCCGCTCGGCGCGATGTCGTTGGCCGTCACCAGCATCGGCATCTCGATCGTCACCGTCGCACTGCTGGTCTATGTGACCAAGCTGACCTTCGACGTCCTCGACGTCGGCGATCACGCCAACCGCTGGCAGCTCGGCCTGATCCTGTCCGCGGTCACCGTGTGGTTCAACCCGTTCTGGATGACCCTGGGCTTCGGTCAGATCAACCTGGTCCTGATGGCCCTGATCATGGTCGACGTCTTCGTCGTCGGACGACGGGGCGGCCTCGGCGCGACGGCGCAGGGTGTGCTGACCGGGCTCGCATCGGCGGTCAAACTCACGCCGCTGGTGTTCCTGGCGGTGTTCCTCGTCGCCGGGCGCGTCCGGGCCGTCGTGGTCGGCGTGGTCGCCTTCGTCGGCGCCGCGGCACTGGCGTGGCTGTGGATGCCCGACGACTCGAAGACCTACTGGACCGACACCGTGTTCCACACCGGCCGCATCGGCGAACCGGAGGGCCGGATCAACCAGAATCTGAACGCCCTGTGGCTGCGGCTGTTCGACGGCGGGTCGACCGCGTCGATCCTCTGGGTCGTCTCGAGTCTCGTCGTGACCGTGCTCGCCGTCGGCGCGGCGCTGGCCGCCCGCCCGCGCGAGGCGTTCGCGCCCGGCGCGATCGACGGCCGTGTCGACGCGATGGTGGTGGCGTGCACCGTCGCCGTCTGGGGCTTCCTGATCTCCCCGACGACGTGGGCGCACCACTGGGTGTGGTGCGTTCCGGCGCTGTTGACCTGCCTGGTGTTCGCGGCGCGGACCGACGACCGGCGTGTCCGCTGCGTCTACGGCGCGCTGACCGTCGTCGGCACGGCGATCTTCGCGATCGGGCCCTTCCAGTTGATCCCGCCCATCCAACAGGGGTGGTCGTGGGCCGACCACATCGTCGGAAACACCTTCGTCATCTGGGGCGTCGCGATGCTGCTCGCGTTCTGGCGGATGCCGTACCGCAATGTCACGCAAGCGGCCGCGGACTGA
- a CDS encoding lysophospholipid acyltransferase family protein has translation MWYFIFKYILMGPALRLMGRPRIEGHDNIPKAGSALIASNHLAVVDSFYLPLMVRRRIFFLAKSEYFTTPGLKGRFQKWFFSSSGQIPIDRSGASAAAGALTAGKRVLDGGGLLCLYPEGTRSPDGRLYKGKTGLARMALETGNPVIPVAMIGTDRINPPGTVLPRPTRITVKVGEPMDFSRYEGMAGNRFIERAVADEIQYALMRLGGQQYVDVYAAKLKNDDGSYTKAEDLMGDGAA, from the coding sequence ATGTGGTACTTCATCTTCAAGTACATCCTCATGGGGCCCGCACTGCGGCTCATGGGTCGGCCGCGCATCGAAGGCCACGACAACATTCCGAAGGCCGGGTCGGCGCTGATCGCGTCGAACCACCTCGCCGTCGTCGACAGCTTCTATCTGCCGCTCATGGTGCGTCGCCGGATCTTCTTCCTGGCCAAGTCGGAGTACTTCACGACCCCCGGTCTCAAAGGTCGCTTCCAGAAGTGGTTCTTCTCGTCGTCGGGCCAGATCCCGATCGACCGGTCCGGGGCGAGTGCGGCGGCCGGCGCGCTGACCGCCGGTAAGCGCGTCCTCGACGGCGGCGGTCTGCTCTGCCTCTACCCGGAGGGGACGCGGTCGCCCGACGGTCGTCTGTACAAGGGCAAGACCGGTCTGGCGCGTATGGCACTGGAGACCGGCAACCCGGTGATCCCCGTCGCGATGATCGGCACCGATCGCATCAACCCGCCCGGCACCGTCCTGCCCCGGCCCACCCGGATCACGGTGAAGGTCGGCGAGCCGATGGACTTCTCCCGCTACGAGGGCATGGCGGGGAACCGCTTCATCGAACGCGCGGTCGCCGACGAGATCCAGTACGCGCTCATGCGGCTGGGCGGTCAGCAGTACGTCGACGTCTACGCGGCCAAGCTGAAGAACGACGACGGCTCATACACCAAGGCCGAAGACCTCATGGGCGACGGCGCCGCGTAG
- a CDS encoding ROK family protein: protein MTGQTVTDLTVGIDIGGTSVRACVVDASGRILDTLRTATPSTTEALEHCLDRLVGELRDRWTVGAVGLAIAGFLTPDRTIIRFSPHLAWREAAVADDMAARIGMPVFAEHDANAAAVAELHFGAAARGHNTLVLAIGTGIGAGLILGGQIYRGSFGVAPELGHLTVVPDGRPCGCGKRGCWERYCSGTALVDTAVEMLASQEFPRSTLAAESDADPGSLTGRRVAAAAADGDPVALAAYADLARWLGLGLGMIADVFDPDLIVLAGGVGAASGLFLDDAREHYTTAVTGAGHRQLARIRGTQLGETAGVIGAAEVARQGLTAMREAAEVK from the coding sequence ATGACCGGACAGACCGTGACCGACCTGACCGTCGGCATCGACATCGGCGGAACCAGCGTCCGCGCGTGCGTCGTCGACGCGTCGGGGCGGATCCTCGACACGTTGCGGACGGCGACGCCGTCGACGACGGAGGCGCTCGAGCACTGCCTGGATCGACTCGTCGGCGAACTGCGCGACCGATGGACGGTCGGCGCCGTCGGCCTGGCCATCGCGGGCTTCCTCACTCCGGATCGCACGATCATCCGATTCAGTCCGCACCTGGCCTGGCGCGAGGCCGCGGTGGCCGACGACATGGCCGCCCGCATCGGAATGCCCGTCTTCGCCGAGCACGACGCGAACGCCGCCGCCGTCGCCGAACTGCACTTCGGCGCCGCCGCACGCGGCCACAACACCCTGGTGCTGGCCATCGGCACGGGTATCGGCGCCGGTCTCATCCTGGGCGGGCAGATCTATCGCGGCAGCTTCGGCGTCGCGCCCGAGCTGGGGCACCTCACCGTGGTTCCGGACGGACGCCCGTGCGGCTGCGGTAAGCGCGGCTGCTGGGAGCGGTACTGCAGCGGTACCGCACTGGTCGACACCGCCGTCGAGATGCTGGCGTCCCAGGAGTTCCCGCGCAGCACGCTGGCCGCCGAATCGGATGCCGACCCCGGGTCGCTGACCGGCAGGCGAGTGGCGGCGGCCGCTGCCGACGGTGATCCCGTCGCATTGGCCGCCTACGCCGACCTCGCCCGCTGGTTGGGCCTGGGGCTGGGCATGATCGCCGACGTCTTCGACCCGGATCTGATCGTCCTCGCCGGCGGCGTCGGGGCGGCGTCCGGGCTCTTCCTCGACGACGCGCGCGAGCACTACACGACGGCGGTCACCGGCGCCGGGCACCGTCAACTGGCGAGGATCCGCGGCACCCAGTTGGGGGAGACGGCCGGCGTCATCGGGGCGGCCGAAGTGGCCCGTCAGGGACTGACGGCGATGCGCGAGGCCGCCGAAGTAAAGTGA
- a CDS encoding ArsA family ATPase — protein sequence MVLGPGGSGVSVTAAAGALRTNAPARSTVLSIGDEHDTLLIALDPRSQLPAALGVYRVPGEPVAVTAGVDLLQVGQLDVVEDAWGEFTAALAAAIGGRHLLPVVGTIASIAPGEITGLPGIQEFLMLRRIRDAATSGRWRRIVVDLSGVGDPYALLRAPVALSAAMERLWPRATRLAQAAEKPALAQLSAAIEGIDRDCQDLTDLFADPHAVAGHLVLDASERGRRAVADHVAIAELTAFPLRSVQVSAGEFGASTAAVADEVRGLLGDDDVVVAEVPSGGTLDRLSRLRRVPVQFAAPSGRPYGSGAMTVRRVSGEGVDSVFELAWRQGLPEPDRLQLGRSGDDLLVTVAGFRQPIRLPSVLRRCRVDGADWSGGRLSVRLRPDPTLWPARQGGTGAAPSSR from the coding sequence CTGGTGCTCGGCCCCGGTGGCTCGGGCGTCTCGGTGACCGCCGCCGCCGGCGCGCTGCGCACGAACGCCCCCGCACGGTCGACGGTGCTGTCGATCGGCGACGAGCACGACACCCTCCTGATCGCCCTCGACCCGCGGTCGCAGCTGCCCGCGGCACTCGGCGTGTACCGGGTTCCCGGCGAGCCCGTCGCGGTCACCGCGGGAGTCGACCTGCTGCAGGTGGGTCAGCTCGACGTGGTCGAGGACGCGTGGGGCGAGTTCACGGCGGCACTGGCCGCGGCGATCGGCGGACGACACCTCCTGCCGGTCGTCGGCACGATCGCGTCGATCGCTCCCGGGGAGATCACCGGCCTGCCCGGCATCCAGGAGTTCCTGATGCTGCGACGGATCCGCGACGCGGCGACGAGCGGCCGGTGGCGGCGCATCGTCGTCGATCTGTCCGGAGTCGGCGACCCGTACGCGCTGCTCCGCGCACCGGTGGCCCTGTCGGCGGCGATGGAGCGGCTGTGGCCGCGGGCCACACGTCTGGCACAGGCCGCCGAGAAGCCCGCGCTGGCACAGCTGTCGGCGGCGATCGAAGGCATCGACCGCGACTGTCAGGATCTCACCGACCTGTTCGCGGACCCGCACGCGGTGGCCGGACACCTCGTCCTCGACGCGTCGGAGCGGGGCCGTCGAGCGGTGGCCGATCACGTGGCGATCGCCGAGTTGACCGCATTCCCCCTGCGGTCGGTACAGGTGAGTGCGGGCGAGTTCGGCGCGTCCACCGCGGCGGTCGCCGACGAGGTGCGCGGTCTGCTCGGCGACGATGACGTCGTCGTCGCCGAGGTGCCCTCCGGCGGAACGCTCGATCGACTGTCCCGACTGCGGCGGGTGCCGGTGCAGTTCGCCGCACCGAGCGGTCGGCCGTACGGCAGCGGTGCGATGACGGTCCGCCGGGTGTCCGGCGAGGGCGTCGACTCGGTCTTCGAACTGGCCTGGCGGCAGGGGCTGCCCGAGCCGGACCGGCTCCAGCTGGGCCGCTCCGGAGACGACCTCCTGGTGACCGTGGCGGGTTTCCGGCAGCCGATCCGGCTCCCGTCTGTCCTGCGTCGATGCCGGGTGGACGGCGCGGACTGGTCCGGTGGACGTCTGAGCGTGCGACTGCGCCCGGATCCGACGCTGTGGCCCGCCCGTCAGGGCGGCACCGGTGCGGCTCCCTCGTCCCGGTAG
- a CDS encoding SRPBCC family protein, with the protein MSDHTEQSTVVGADADAVMAVIADFENYPQWVGAAREVTVLERDAAGRGTHVRFVLDAGVLADTYELRYEWAEDGASVSWRLLSSELQRDQVGSYRLTQQLPGSTKVTYALTVDLQIPMISQLKRRAEKAITEAALKDLKKRVEG; encoded by the coding sequence ATGAGCGATCACACCGAGCAGTCGACCGTCGTCGGCGCGGACGCCGACGCCGTCATGGCGGTGATCGCCGACTTCGAGAACTACCCGCAATGGGTCGGTGCGGCGCGCGAGGTGACCGTTCTCGAACGGGACGCCGCGGGCCGCGGCACCCACGTCCGCTTCGTTCTGGACGCGGGCGTCCTCGCCGACACCTACGAGTTGCGCTACGAGTGGGCCGAGGACGGCGCGAGCGTGTCGTGGCGCCTGCTGTCCAGCGAGTTGCAGCGCGATCAGGTCGGCAGCTACCGCCTCACCCAGCAGCTGCCCGGATCGACCAAGGTCACCTACGCGCTGACCGTCGACCTGCAGATCCCGATGATCAGTCAACTCAAGCGCCGCGCGGAGAAGGCGATCACCGAGGCGGCGCTCAAGGATCTCAAGAAGAGGGTCGAAGGCTGA